The Gammaproteobacteria bacterium nucleotide sequence TGCACTGCGGCATTAGAAATGTCCGCTCTGTTGCTGGACCTTAAGCCCGGTGAGCAGGTCCTATTACCGTCCTATACGTTTGCCAGCACGGCTTCGGCCTTTCTACGCACTGGTGCCGAGTTAGTCTTCTGTGAAATTAGCCCAGAGACCATGAATATTGACCCAGAGGATGTCAGGATGCGTATCACTGGCAAGACCCGGTCTATAGTACCTGTTCACTATGGTGGCATAGCCGCAGACATGCACACTCTGTTGAGTCTAGCCAAAGAACATGGACTGGTGGTGATCGAAGATGCCGCGCAAGCCCTGGGAGCGAAGATAGATGAGGCGTGGCTAGGTGGTATCGCGCCGCTTGGCGCCATATCGTTCCACGAAACCAAGAACATACACTGCGGTTTAGGAGGCGCATTGTTCATCAATGATGCATCCTATTTTGAGCGGGCCGAGGATATCTGGGAGCGTGGTACGAATCGCGCGAAGCTGTTTAAGGGAGTGGTAGACAAGTATTCCTGGGTGGAACTCGGATCAAACTTTTATCCGAGCGAGCTACAGGCAGCATTTCTACTGGCGCAACTTGAATCAATCGACCAAAATCTTAAAGAAAGGCAAAATATCTACCACCGTTACCAGCTGCAGTTGCAACCGCTCGCCGATGAAGGTTTCTTCAAATTGCCGGTGGTGGCGACTACTGCGAGAATCAACTTTCATTCTTTTTATCTCATCTGTAACTCCGTCCAGGACTGTGATGAATTGAGAATATCCCTTTCCAATCACGGCATACAGGCCTACATTGGTTACGTACCGCTACATTCGTCAAGGATGGGAAAGAAACTGGGATATCGGCCGGATGATCTCCCTATAACGGAGGAGTATTCGCAGCGCGTGCTTCGCCTGCCGTTTCACAATGCACTGGCAAACGATGACATAGACAGGGTTACACAATCGATACGCGATTTCTTCACCTAAAATGAAATACAGAAACAACGCGTCTAGCGGAGAGGAATACTCGCAAGGCCTGCGAGGCTATCTCGAATTCATACAAAGCAATATGGCCTGTCAGGAGATGCCGGCACGTAGGCTTGAACATCAATTTGAATGCCTTCGGGACTGGTCGCTTTTTTACAGTGTGGAGGACGTCAGGCAATGGTTTATCAACCAGCGCCGGATATGCACTATGCACATCGAGGAGATACCGCTAAACCAGGCGGAGGGATGGGCCATCGATCCTGAAACCGGAAACATCGCCCATGAAAGCGGCGAGTTCTTCCGTATACATGGCGTGCGCGTCAATCAGGCTGGGCAAAGGGAAGTCTATCGGGGCGGTTGGGATCAGCCGATCCTCACCCAAGTTGGTTTCGACGGCGGTTTTCTGGGATTGTTATGTCAACGTTTCGAAGGCATACCGCATTACTTAGTCGATGCAAAGGCTGAACCGGGCAACCATGAAAAACTTCAATTGAGCCCAACTCTACAAGCAACATTTAGCAACTTGAAAAAAGCCCATAAAGGCAGAAAGCCCCATTTTGCAAGCTATTTTGAGGAACCTGAGAAGCACAATGCTAAGGTCATTTACAGGCAATGGCTATCAGAGGATGGTGGCCGGCTTTACCTAAAGAGAAATATGGGCATGCTTGTCGAAATCTCGGACGATGATATGCTCGAATTGCCTGATAGTTTCATCTGGTTAAGCATGTTCCAGATCAAATCCCTCCTTTTAGAAGATGCATGGATAAATCCTCATATACGCGGAATCATCGCCCACTTGTAATGATCTGAGGTGACTGCCTTGTCAATTAACGTTGCCGCGCTGGGTATTGGTGAACACGCGCGAAGGAACGCATTGCCGGCGCTCGATCAGTGCGCAAGTGTGAATCTAAAGGGCTTGTACAGCCGCAATCATACGATCGTTCAAGAACAAGCAAAGAAGTACAATTGCGCGGTGTACACTGGGCCAGACGACCTGCTTAATGACCCGAAACTTGATGTCGTATATATCGCTACACCCATCGGCTTACACTACGAATGGGGATACAAGGTGTTGCAGGCAGGAAAGCATCTGTGGTGCGAAAAATCGCTTACTGATTCGCCTTCAAGATCACGTGAACTGATTGAACAGGCGAAACAACGCGATTTGTGTGTCTGCGAATGCTTCATGTATGCACATCATCCACTTTTCGAGTCACTGGCGCACATTATGCGGGGAAAGGATCTGGGAAAGATCAGAAGAATTATGGCCCGTTTCGGTTTCCCCCATCTCGATCCTGATAACGTCCGCTACAATAAAGCACTTGGCGGCGGCGCACTTTTGGATGCTGGCTGTTACACGCTGCACGCCGCAAGTCGTCTGACATGTGATAAGCCAGATTTTCTGGCTGCCTGCCTAGGGAGCGAGGCAGGTTATGACGTGGATACGACTGGTTCTGCGCTAATTGTTTTTACGTCGGGGATCCACGCCCTTCTGGAATGGGGTTTCGGACACGCCTATGTTAACGAAATCGAGATCTGGGGGGAACGCGGTCGAGTGCGAGCAGAACACGCGTTTTCCAAGTCTCCTACGATTGCGCCTCGCCTGTTCTATCTTAAGGAAGACGGCACTGAAGAGATCCGCCTAACTCCGCCCTCGAATCATTTTGTCAGCATGTTTGAATATTTTTCTGAGGCCATCTCGAACAAAAAATATAAAAAATCTATATGGAAAGATGCCGAACGGCAATGTAATTTAATGGAAGCAGTCCTCAATAATTCGAGGTCTGTAGTAGTTCCGTGATCACTCGTTTTGCCGTTTCTTCCAAGGCAAAATTGCTGGCAGCTTTCTTCAGCCCATCCTTGTAAGAATCCGGCTGTGATTGTGTGGCCTGTTTAATTGCCGCTGCAAAGGCCTGGGGCGAACTATCCTCACTCACGATTCCCACGCCATAATCATCTACCAGCATCGACAAATCGCCTGCCGGCGCCACGATCACAGGTCGGCTGAGCTGCATCGCATCGGAAAAAACAACCGGAATACTGTCCTTTCGAGAAGGGATCAACACATAATCAGCCCAGGTAAGCAATTCTATGGCGGCTTCCTTGTCCTTATAGCCCTCGATCATCACCGGATGGTGGGATGCATGTAGTGCATTTCCCAGGTCCCTTACCAAAGATTCGAGCCTACCGCCTCCAGCTATGCGTACCGACTCAATTTTTTTCCAGTCAGAATCATCGAGAAGTCTCAAGGCATTTAGCAGAACATCGATACCCTTGTTTGCGTGCCAACGGCCAAGAAATGCCAATCGGTACGGCGGCACAGATGAAACTTGTTCATCGTAGATTCTGTCACCCAGAGACCGCGATGACGGCAGGAAATGGCAGCTCACATTCGATAGACGCTCCACTTCTGCACCGAGCTCAAATCCATCCGCATAACACCGTGAGCTGTTCCTTAAAACGGTTTTGAGCACGCTACGAATCACAGGTACCCCTGCAAATGACCAGATATCGCTCCCGAGAACCCATACGCTGTACGGGACCCCATGCGTCCGAAGCATGCGCCAAGCCCAATAGCCAGGGGGAAGTGCCCATAACGCAAAGATGTGATCAATGGAAGCGTGCTCTACGATATCGGACAGTGCGATCTGTCCCGAGCGCAGCACCTGTAGGATCCTTGGCCAGTGTGTCACATTACCGGGGCGCAGGAGCGACAACGGAAGATTGGGTGCCGTAAAACGCCGTACTGTGTAATGAGAACTATCCTGTAGCTCTTCTTGTAGTCCGGGGGCTAGGACAGTCACCTGGACGTGTTTGGCCAGCTCCTCCGTAAAGTCACGCACGAAGGAACCTGCCGCCTCACTTCCTGGTTTCTCTCCGGGAAATGAGGTCGTAATAACGGCAATATGAGCCATTATTTGCAAACCGCAGCACAGTGAGCACTAATCTTCGACCCAATGTCCCGATCGCTCTCCGATAAGCGAATGCCTATCAAGCTACCGCCTTTTGTACCCGAAGTTCGTCGTCTTTTCTTACTCCGATAGCATGATGCAAGATAGGCGCAGGTAACAGGGGGATCATGCCTATAGAGCGAGATGCATGTAAAACGGCACCATCTAAACTGCAAACCAGTGCCTTCAGCTCTGCCTTGTCGAAATGATAGACCGTCCCACCGGTTGGCGACGTGAATGCGTTGCCTGCAAGTTTCCGCCACCAGGCTAGGGAATCGACAGCGGGCTCAATGCACAGCAGACAGCCTCCCGCATTCAGGCTTGACCAGAGTCGGGTAAGTATTGGCCTGTGTTCCTCCGCATCTAGGTACATGAGAGTGGTGACGATAATTATTACGTCATAATTACTATCTGATTCAAAATTCTGAACCGGGCCTTCAAAGCAGCGGCCTATTTCTTGCTCATAGGCAGTGGCGAACTCTGTACAAAGATCGACGCCTTGAAACACGATGTTAGGGTAACGTCGCTTAATCTCCATAGAGATTCGCCCGTAACCGCACCCGACGTCCAGCAGACTCCTCGTATCCCGCGATATGTTTCGCAAAACGAACCGCACATGGCGGCGATGAATTGACTCATTTAGCCACCCAGGAAAGCGCTTAAACAGGACTGCACGCTTCGTCAAGCCCAAGCGACTCTCACGTTCATCCCACGCCTGCTTGAGTTGATCTATACGTTGCGACATACACTCACGTCTCTTAACCTGATCCCTAAGAAGTCATAGTTCGACCAGAGTTCCTTCGGCCCACTAACCACTGTCCCATCACAGTTTTGACGCTTCAGCAACCTAGTTTTTTGATAGATTCGGACAATCACTAAACATATTCGGTGCGGCAAGTTCTCGATCCAGATCGTGATGGCAGAGATTCCGCAGCTGTCAAACTCGAACGATACTGT carries:
- the rffA gene encoding dTDP-4-amino-4,6-dideoxygalactose transaminase; its protein translation is MSRQKERPIISFNEPYVVGSEQKYIRQVFENGFFAGNGPFTQKVQQLLEERFSIPHALLTHSCTAALEMSALLLDLKPGEQVLLPSYTFASTASAFLRTGAELVFCEISPETMNIDPEDVRMRITGKTRSIVPVHYGGIAADMHTLLSLAKEHGLVVIEDAAQALGAKIDEAWLGGIAPLGAISFHETKNIHCGLGGALFINDASYFERAEDIWERGTNRAKLFKGVVDKYSWVELGSNFYPSELQAAFLLAQLESIDQNLKERQNIYHRYQLQLQPLADEGFFKLPVVATTARINFHSFYLICNSVQDCDELRISLSNHGIQAYIGYVPLHSSRMGKKLGYRPDDLPITEEYSQRVLRLPFHNALANDDIDRVTQSIRDFFT
- a CDS encoding NDP-hexose 2,3-dehydratase family protein, with translation MKYRNNASSGEEYSQGLRGYLEFIQSNMACQEMPARRLEHQFECLRDWSLFYSVEDVRQWFINQRRICTMHIEEIPLNQAEGWAIDPETGNIAHESGEFFRIHGVRVNQAGQREVYRGGWDQPILTQVGFDGGFLGLLCQRFEGIPHYLVDAKAEPGNHEKLQLSPTLQATFSNLKKAHKGRKPHFASYFEEPEKHNAKVIYRQWLSEDGGRLYLKRNMGMLVEISDDDMLELPDSFIWLSMFQIKSLLLEDAWINPHIRGIIAHL
- a CDS encoding Gfo/Idh/MocA family oxidoreductase, with the translated sequence MSINVAALGIGEHARRNALPALDQCASVNLKGLYSRNHTIVQEQAKKYNCAVYTGPDDLLNDPKLDVVYIATPIGLHYEWGYKVLQAGKHLWCEKSLTDSPSRSRELIEQAKQRDLCVCECFMYAHHPLFESLAHIMRGKDLGKIRRIMARFGFPHLDPDNVRYNKALGGGALLDAGCYTLHAASRLTCDKPDFLAACLGSEAGYDVDTTGSALIVFTSGIHALLEWGFGHAYVNEIEIWGERGRVRAEHAFSKSPTIAPRLFYLKEDGTEEIRLTPPSNHFVSMFEYFSEAISNKKYKKSIWKDAERQCNLMEAVLNNSRSVVVP
- a CDS encoding glycosyltransferase family 4 protein, with translation MAHIAVITTSFPGEKPGSEAAGSFVRDFTEELAKHVQVTVLAPGLQEELQDSSHYTVRRFTAPNLPLSLLRPGNVTHWPRILQVLRSGQIALSDIVEHASIDHIFALWALPPGYWAWRMLRTHGVPYSVWVLGSDIWSFAGVPVIRSVLKTVLRNSSRCYADGFELGAEVERLSNVSCHFLPSSRSLGDRIYDEQVSSVPPYRLAFLGRWHANKGIDVLLNALRLLDDSDWKKIESVRIAGGGRLESLVRDLGNALHASHHPVMIEGYKDKEAAIELLTWADYVLIPSRKDSIPVVFSDAMQLSRPVIVAPAGDLSMLVDDYGVGIVSEDSSPQAFAAAIKQATQSQPDSYKDGLKKAASNFALEETAKRVITELLQTSNY
- a CDS encoding class I SAM-dependent methyltransferase, whose product is MSQRIDQLKQAWDERESRLGLTKRAVLFKRFPGWLNESIHRRHVRFVLRNISRDTRSLLDVGCGYGRISMEIKRRYPNIVFQGVDLCTEFATAYEQEIGRCFEGPVQNFESDSNYDVIIIVTTLMYLDAEEHRPILTRLWSSLNAGGCLLCIEPAVDSLAWWRKLAGNAFTSPTGGTVYHFDKAELKALVCSLDGAVLHASRSIGMIPLLPAPILHHAIGVRKDDELRVQKAVA